A region of Dioscorea cayenensis subsp. rotundata cultivar TDr96_F1 chromosome 5, TDr96_F1_v2_PseudoChromosome.rev07_lg8_w22 25.fasta, whole genome shotgun sequence DNA encodes the following proteins:
- the LOC120261237 gene encoding receptor protein kinase TMK1, producing MPISHRHHLHHLLLPLFLFILSPASSQTDAGDRAAMLDLARATGATRSALSWSLSADPCTWSGVSCSSGRVTSIHAGNRSLSGTLPSSLSNLTAITHLEFQSNRLSGPLPSLPSLSSLDTLLLHSNSFSSIPSDFFSGLTSLRAVYLDDNPFSPWPFPDSLSSNLQNFSATNCSINGHIPDFLGTAFPSLSHLALAYNLLHGSLPLSLSSSSLQTLWLNNQRGPSQLSGTIDVIANMTYLTQLWLHSNEFSGPLPNFSSLTALQDLNLRDNHFTGPVPLSLTSLTSLKRVALTNNLLQGPVPEFRPQVETLDLVASSESFCLEKPGACDARVSILLTVAGGFEYPEKLAESWKGNDACDGWLGISCDAGGNITVVNFQKMGLNGSISPAFASLTSLQKLLLSSNHLTGSIPPALAQIPSLKELDVSNNSLQGKVPSFRQNVLVNTKGNPGIGKDAAGRTPANGSEPSGGKGPVAGEGGSGDNGEKKSSSSSSHVGIIVGSVLAGVCALCVVGLLGFCYYKRKQQPFRRVQSPNTTVIHPRHSGSDPETLKVTVASSSINGGGTAASETYSRTSSGPSDLHVVEAGNMVISIQVLRNVTNNFSEENILGRGGFGTVYKGELHDGTKIAVKRMEAGVMGNKGLNEFKSEIAVLTKVRHRHLVSLLGYCLDGNERLLVYEYMPQGTLSRHLFDWKEEGLKPLEWKKRLSIALDVARGVEYLHSLAHQSFIHRDLKPSNILLGDDMKAKVADFGLVRLAPDGKCCSVETRLAGTFGYLAPEYAVTGRVTTKADVFSFGVILMELITGRKALDETQPEESVHLVTWFRRMQLNKDTFKKAIDPTIDVDEETLVTISTVAELAGHCCAREPYQRPDMGHAVNVLSSLAELWKPSDPDSEDSYGIDLDMTLPQALKKWQAFEDSGHLDGATSSFLASVDNTQTSIPTRPPGFAESFTSEDGR from the exons ATGCCAATCTCTCACCGCCACCATCTTCACCACCTTCTCCTCcctctcttcctcttcatcctctcGCCGGCGTCGTCCCAAACCGACGCCGGCGACCGCGCCGCCATGCTAGACCTCGCTCGCGCCACCGGCGCCACCCGTTCCGCCCTCTCCTGGTCCCTTTCCGCTGACCCCTGCACGTGGTCAGGCGTCTCCTGCTCCTCCGGCCGCGTCACCTCCATCCACGCCGGCAACCGCTCTCTCTCCGGCACCCTCCCTTCCTCCCTGTCCAACCTCACAGCCATTACCCATCTGGAGTTCCAATCGAACCGCCTCTCCGGCCCTCTCCCCTCCCTCCCCTCCCTCTCCTCTCTCGACACTCTTCTTCtccactccaactccttctcctccATCCCCTCCGACTTCTTCTCCGGCCTTACCTCTCTTCGCGCCGTCTACCTCGACGACAACCCCTTTTCTCCATGGCCCTTCCCTGATTCCCTTTCCTCCAATCTCCAGAACTTCTCCGCCACCAACTGCAGCATCAATGGTCATATCCCTGACTTCCTCGGCACTGCCTTCCCAAGCCTCTCCCATCTCGCTTTAGCTTACAACCTCCTCCATGGCTCCCTTCCTCtctccctctcctcctcctccctccaAACTCTCTGGCTCAACAACCAGCGTGGTCCCTCTCAGCTCTCCGGCACCATTGACGTTATCGCCAACATGACCTACTTGACCCAGCTCTGGCTACACTCCAACGAGTTCTCCGGTCCCTTGCCCAACTTCTCCTCTCTCACCGCCCTACAAGACCTCAATCTCCGTGACAACCACTTCACCGGCCCGGTCCCCCTGTCTTTGACCTCCTTAACGTCGCTCAAACGTGTAGCGCTCACCAACAACCTCCTGCAAGGCCCGGTGCCGGAGTTTAGACCTCAAGTTGAGACCTTGGATCTTGTCGCAAGCTCTGAGAGCTTCTGCTTGGAAAAGCCCGGAGCTTGTGATGCTAGAGTGAGTATACTGTTGACCGTTGCTGGGGGCTTCGAGTACCCCGAGAAGCTCGCAGAGAGTTGGAAGGGGAATGACGCTTGTGATGGTTGGCTTGGCATCTCTTGCGACGCCGGAGGGAATATCACAGTGGTGAACTTTCAGAAGATGGGACTCAACGGTAGTATCTCCCCAGCTTTCGCTTCGCTGACCTCTCTGCAAAAGTTGCTGCTTTCTAGTAATCATCTCACCGGCAGCATTCCTCCGGCGCTCGCTCAAATTCCGTCGTTGAAAGAGCTGGACGTGTCTAACAACTCCTTACAGGGTAAAGTTCCCAGCTTTCGCCAGAATGTGCTTGTGAACACTAAAGGCAATCCAGGGATTGGCAAGGATGCCGCTGGAAGAACTCCGGCGAACGGTAGTGAACCAAGTGGTGGGAAGGGTCCTGTCGCCGGTGAGGGAGGGAGCGGTGATAATGGAGAGAAAAAgtcctcatcatcttcttctcatgTGGGTATCATTGTTGGTTCGGTGCTCGCCGGCGTTTGTGCTCTTTGCGTTGTTGGATTGCTTGGCTTTTGCTATTACAAGAGAAAGCAGCAACCTTTCCGACGAGTTCAAAGCCCAAACACTACTGTGATCCATCCCCGGCATTCAGGTTCTGACCCGGAGACCTTGAAGGTCACTGTAGCGAGCTCTAGCATCAACGGTGGTGGCACGGCAGCAAGTGAGACTTATAGCAGGACAAGCAGTGGACCAAGTGATCTCCATGTAGTTGAGGCAGGGAACATGGTGATCTCAATTCAAGTATTGAGGAATGTTACTAATAACTTCAGTGAGGAGAACATCTTAGGCAGGGGAGGATTCGGCACCGTGTACAAAGGGGAGCTCCATGATGGCACGAAGATAGCGGTAAAGAGGATGGAGGCCGGAGTTATGGGAAACAAGGGACTCAATGAGTTCAAGTCTGAAATAGCAGTGCTCACCAAGGTGAGACACAGGCATTTGGTTTCTCTTCTTGGATATTGTTTGGATGGCAATGAGAGGCTCTTGGTTTATGAGTATATGCCTCAAGGGACACTTAGTAGGCATCTGTTTGATTGGAAGGAAGAGGGATTAAAACCATTGGAATGGAAAAAGAGGCTTAGCATTGCACTGGATGTTGCTAGAGGAGTTGAGTATTTGCACAGTTTGGCACATCAGAGTTTTATTCATAGAGATCTTAAGCCATCTAATATTCTCCTTGGAGATGATATGAAGGCTAAGGTTGCTGATTTCGGTCTTGTTCGACTTGCGCCCGATGGCAAATGTTGCTCTGTTGAGACTAGGCTTGCCGGCACTTTCGGTTATCTTGCTCCGGAGTATGCAG TAACCGGGCGAGTGACAACGAAGGCTGATGTTTTCAGCTTCGGAGTGATACTCATGGAGTTGATCACCGGTAGAAAGGCATTAGATGAGACTCAACCGGAGGAAAGTGTGCATCTAGTAACATGGTTTCGTCGAATGCAGCTCAACAAGGACACATTCAAGAAGGCAATTGATCCTACAATCGATGTCGATGAAGAGACCCTCGTGACCATTAGCACCGTTGCAGAGCTTGCTGGTCATTGTTGTGCAAGAGAACCGTACCAGAGGCCGGACATGGGGCATGCTGTCAATGTGCTCTCCTCCCTCGCCGAACTCTGGAAGCCATCCGATCCTGACTCAGAGGATAGCTATGGTATCGATCTCGATATGACATTGCCTCAAGCTCTCAAGAAATGGCAGGCATTCGAGGATAGCGGTCACTTGGACGGCGCAACATCATCCTTTTTAGCTAGTGTTGATAACACACAAACTAGCATTCCGACAAGGCCGCCGGGTTTTGCAGAATCATTCACTTCTGAGGATGGAAGATAG
- the LOC120262000 gene encoding uncharacterized protein LOC120262000, with protein MAGFGLQFKKLKDRKNPKWLGSLLKKKFFRVCEDHRSARKSEMNIYCIDCDLCMCSHCLVSPARPSGGHRSHKILQIRRYIYQDVIRILDMQSLLDCSGVQPYTVNNAKVVLLRRRKQSKPSRASTSCEMCGRAITDPNRYCSIACKVSKGPTKMVPSSPSISSLDGDHEAAEEISCCVSSIEPQPSDSSEVAMRRKINDRKGIPKRAPLF; from the exons ATG GCGGGATTTGGTTTGCAATTCAAGAAGCTGAAGGATCGGAAGAACCCCAAATGGCTTGGATCGCTGctgaagaagaagttctttAGGGTTTGTGAGGATCATCGGAGTGCTCGGAAGAGTGAGATGAACATCTACTGCATCGATTGTGACCTCTGTATGTGCTCTCACTGCTTGGTTTCGCCGGCGCGGCCGTCCGGTGGTCATCGATCGCATAAGATCCTTCAGATCCGGCGATATATCTATCAGGATGTAATTCGAATTCTTGACATGCAGAGCCTCTTGGATTGCTCCGGTGTTCAG CCGTACACAGTGAATAATGCGAAGGTGGTGTTACTTAGACGTAGGAAGCAATCTAAACCGTCGAGAGCTTCCACATCATGTGAGATGTGCGGCCGAGCTATCACTGATCCCAATCGTTATTGCTCCATCGCCTGCAAG GTTTCAAAAGGGCCAACCAAAATGGTTCCATCTTCACCGTCAATCTCATCTCTTGATGGTGATCACGAGGCGGCTGAGGAGATCTCGTGCTGTGTTTCCTCAATTGAACCCCAGCCATCGGATTCGAGTGAGGTGGCGATGAGGAGAAAGATCAACGATCGTAAAGGCATCCCAAAGAGGGCCCCATTGTTCTGA